CATCGGAATGTCGGGCCATTCCGATGGCGTACAAAGTGACACCGCCCGGTTGCCCCACCCTTTTGGTACCCCCCTAGACTGAACTTCCAGCACAGGCGGCTACACGCTCGAAAGGCGCCCCCGTGTCCATCGGCAACTCCCCTGAAGACGAGCGTCCGTTCGAAAACGAGCACGTCGAAGCAGACCGTGAGGAAGCCCGCCCCTCCATCGGCCATGCCCTGCAGCAGGCTCGTATCGCCGCCGGGCTGACCGTCGACGACGTCAGTAGCGCCACCCGGGTCCGCATGAACATCGTGCACGCGATCGAGGCGGACGACTTCTCCCCCTGCGGTGGGGACGTCTACGCCCGTGGGCACATCAGGACCCTGGCCAAGGCCGTCAACCTCGATCCCGCGCCGCTGCTCGCCCAGTACGGCGACGAGCACGGCGGGCGTCCGGCACCGACCCCGGCAGCCCCTCTCTTCGAGGCGGAACGTATCCGTCCGGAGCGGCGGGGGCCCAACTGGACCGCGGCCATGGTCGCCGCGATCGTCGCCGTGATCGGCTTCGTCGGGTTCACCATGTTCCAGGGCGGGGACGACGGTGCCAACGAGGCGAACGTGGCCGAGGGCTCCACGCCCGGCGACTCCGCCTCCCCGACCACCAAGACCAAGAAGCCCGCAGACCCCAAGCCCGAGCCGTCCGACAGCGCCATCGCGGCCGCGCCGCAGGACAAGGTGACCGTCCGGGTGGCCGCCGTCGACGACCGCAGCTGGATCGCCGCCAAGGACCACAACGGCCGGATGATCTTCGATGGTGTCCTCAAGCGGGGCGACTCGAAGACTTTCCAGGACAGCTCGAAGGTCCACCTCGTTCTCGGCGACGCCGGCGCGATCGACCTCTTCGTCAACGGCAAGAAGATCGAGGAGAACTTCCAGCCGGGCTCCGTCGAGCGCCTGACCTACACGAAGGGCGACCCCGAGGCCGGGTGATCAGACCGAAAGGTCCAGTTGATACGGGGTTGGCCGGGAAACGGCCAACCCCGTCGACGTGGGGTGTCAGCGGGACGAAGTAGTCTTGAGCCCATGCCTGAACGCCGTACCGTCGCACTCGTCACCCTTGGCTGCGCCCGTAACGAGGTGGACTCGGAGGAGCTCGCAGGCCGTTTGGAGGCGGACGGCTGGCAGCTCGTGGAGGACGCCGAGAACGCGGACGTCGCTGTCGTGAACACCTGCGGCTTCGTCGAAGCCGCGAAGAAGGACTCCGTCGACGCCCTCCTCGAAGCCAACGACCTCAAGGGGCACGGCAGAACCCAGGCCGTCGTGGCGGTGGGCTGCATGGCCGAGCGGTACGGCAAGGAACTCGCCGAAGCCCTCCCCGAGGCCGACGGCGTGCTCGGCTTCGACGACTACTCGGACATCTCGGACCGCCTGCAGACCATCCTCAACGGTGGCATCCACGCCGCGCACACCCCGCGCGACCGGCGCAAGCTGCTGCCGATCAGCCCGGCGCAGCGCCAGGAGTCGGCGGCCGAGGTGGCACTGCCCGGGCACGGCCCGGCCGAGCCCGCCGTCGCACCGGCGGATCTTCCCGAGGGCCTCGCCCCGGCCTCCGGCCCGCGCGCACCCCTGCGCCGTCGTCTGGACGGCTCCCCGGTCGCCTCCGTCAAGCTCGCCTCCGGCTGCGACCGGCGCTGCTCCTTCTGCGCCATCCCCTCCTTCCGCGGCTCCTTCATCTCCCGCCGCCCCAGCGACGTGCTGAACGAGACGCGCTGGCTGGCCGAGCAGGGCGTGAAGGAGATCATGCTGGTCTCCGAGAACAACACCTCCTACGGCAAGGACCTGGGCGACATCCGTCTGCTGGAGTCGCTGCTGCCCGAGCTCGCCGAAGTCGACGGCATCGAGCGCGTCCGCGTCAGCTACCTGCAGCCCGCCGAGATGCGGCCCGGCCTCATCGACGTGCTGACCTCGACCCCGAAGGTCGCGCCCTACTTCGACCTGTCCTTCCAGCACTCCGCGCCCGGCGTGCTGCGCGCGATGCGCCGCTTCGGTGACACCGACCGGTTCCTGGAACTGCTCGACACCATCCGCAGCAAGGCGCCCGAGGCCGGCGTGCGCTCCAACTTCATCGTGGGCTTCCCCGGCGAGAGCGAGGCCGACCTCGCCGAGCTGGAGCGGTTCCTGAACGGCGCGCGGCTGGACGCCATCGGCGTCTTCGGCTACTCCGACGAGGAGGGCACCGAGGCGGCGACCTACGCCGACAAGCTCGACGAGGACGTCGTCGCCGAGCGGCTGGCCCACATCTCCCGACTGGCCGAGGAACTCGTCTCGCAGCGGGCCGAGGACCGCGTCGGCCAGACGGTGCGGGTCCTCGTCGAGTCCGTGGACGACGAGGAGGGTGTGTACGGCCGCGCGGAGCACCAGGCGCCCGAGACGGACGGCCAGGTGCTCCTCACGAGCGGCGCGGGTCTGCGGGGCGGCCGTATGGTCGAGGCGAAGGTGGTCGGTACGGAGGGTGTCGACCTGGTGGCCGAGCCGCTGCAGGGCTCGCTCACGTCGCCTGCGTGGAGTGAGGAGGCGGGCAGATGACCGGTGTCCCGGCATCCGCGGCGGGAGGCTCCTCCGGCGCGAGAAGGGCAGCGGCCGGAGCGGGCGCTCCGGCCCCCGCGGCCCCCGTGGCCCCGGGGGCGGCGGCCGGACATCCGGCCGTGCGGTCTGCCGATGGCGGGGCGCCCGGTGCGGGACCCGGTGCCTCGTCCGGGGTGGATCACGGCGGGGCTGCCGCGGCGGTACCCGGTGCCGGTGAGACCGTCCACGGTGAGGGCGACGACGTCGACGCCCAGAGCGAAGGGAAGACCCCGCGGGGCGGGAAGATCGCTGCCGCGGCCGTCAACCAGGCCAGTGTCTGGAACATCGCCAACCTCCTGACCATGCTCCGGCTGGTCCTCGTGCCGGCCTTCGTCGCGCTGATGCTCGCCGACGGCGGCCACGACCCGGTGTGGCGGGCTCTCGCCTGGGCCGCCTTCGCCGTCGCCATGATCACCGACCTGTTCGACGGTCACCTGGCGCGCACGTACAACCTGGTCACGGACTTCGGGAAGATCGCCGACCCCATCGCCGACAAGGCGATCATGGGGGCGGCGCTGATCTGTCTGTCCGCGCTCGGCGATCTGCCCTGGTGGGTGACCGGCGTCATCCTCGGCAGGGAACTCGGGATCACCCTGCTGCGTTTCCTGGTGATCCGCTACGGCGTCATCCCCGCCAGCCGCGGAGGCAAGCTGAAGACCCTCACCCAGGGCGTGGCCGTCGGCATGTACGTGCTGGCGCTGACGGGATGGCTGGCCACCCTGAGGTGGTGGGTGATGGCCGCGGCGGTCGTGCTGACCGTGGTGACCGGGCTCGACTATGTGAAACAGGCCATTGTGCTGCGCAGGCAGGGAATCGCCGAGCGCAAGGCCGCGTTGGAGGAGAAGGAAGCGTGAGTTCCACGGCCACCGACGTGGTGCGACTACTCACGGTGAAGGGCAGGACGCTCGCCGTCGCGGAGTCGCTGACCGGTGGCCTCGTTGCGGCGGACATCACATCCGTCCCCGGGGCGTCCCAGGTCTTCCGAGGCTCCGTGACCGCCTACGCCACCGACCTGAAGCACGAGCTGCTCGGTGTCGACGCCACCCTGCTGGCGGCGCGCGGGGCGGTGGATCCGCAGGTCGCGGCCCAGATGGCGGCAGGCGTACGCAAGGCGCTCGGCACCGACTGGGGCATCGCGACCACCGGTGTCGCGGGTCCCGAACCGCAGGACGGACAGGCCGTCGGAACGGTTTTCGTCGCGGTGGACGGACCCGCCGGAGCAAATTCCGGTTCTGCCGGCGGCGGAAAAGTGGAGGCTCTGCGGTTGAACGGCGACCGCGAGGAAATTCGTAGAGAGAGTGTACGGAGCGTACTCGCATTGCTCCTGAAGGAGCTTGCGGGCGAACAGACTGGGAATGAGCGGGCACAGGATACGGAACGGAACGGGGGGTTTTGATGTTTGCAGCCCTGAGTGAACACGACATCGCTCCCCGCACGGCCGCGGCGCAAGGCGGTACGGTGGGGCGTAATGGATGCGGCTACGCGGTCCGAGGAGGGAGCCACCGATGATTCTGCTCCGTCGCCTGCTGGGTGACGTGCTGCGTCGGCAGCGCCAGCGCCAGGGCCGTACTCTGCGCGAAGTCTCCTCGTCCGCCCGAGTCTCACTCGGCTATCTCTCCGAGGTGGAGCGGGGGCAGAAGGAGGCTTCCTCCGAGCTGCTCTCCGCCATCTGCGACGCGCTGGACGTACGGATGTCCGAGCTCATGCGGGAAGTGAGCGACGAGCTCGCCCTCGCCGAGCTGGCCCAGTCTGCTGCGGCCACCCCCAGCGAGCCTGTACACACGCCGGTTCGCTCGATGCTGGGCTCCGTGTCGGTGGCCGGTGTGCCACCGGAACGGGTGACCATCAAGGCGCCTGCCGAAGCAGTGGACGTCGTCGCCGCGTGAGGCTCTGCGCTCACACGGCATGATCGAGGCCCCGGCCGGGCCTTTCCGGAAGATCCGGAGGGGTGCCGCCCGGGGTTTTCGCTTGCCTGGGGGCAGGCTGACGCCGTCGTGCCGTCTCATGCGCGCCGTGTCTGATTCATGTGCGTTTGCCGGTGTGGCGTGTGGCGGTCATCGTTGAGGGGATGGCGGGGGCAGTCCTCGGAGGTGCGGATGTACGTCGTGAAGAGCCCGTTGTCGGACGCGAACCTGAAGACCGTGTCCGAGGCGCTGCAAGGTGCCCTTGTCGATCTGGTGGACCTCGCCCTCGTGGCGAAGCAGATCCACTGGAACGTCGTGGGGCCGCGCTTCCGTTCCGTGCATCTCCAGCTCGACGAGGTCGTCGACACCGCGCGGAAGTACTCCGACACCGTGGCCGAGCGCGCCGCGGCCCTCGGGATCTCTCCTGACGGGCGTGCCGCGACGGTGGCCGTCGGCAGCGGGATCGGGGTGACCCCCGAAGGGTGGGTCGACGACACGACCGCCGTGGGAGCGCTCGTCGAAGCGCTGGCCGCGGTGATCGCGCGCATGCGGCAGCGGGTCGAGACGACCGGTGAGCCGGATCCGGTGAGTCAGGACATCTTCATCGGGATCACGGCGGACCTGGAGAAGCATCACTGGATGTTCCAGGCCGAGAACGGGTGACGTGACGGGAGAGGGCGCGGGAGCGGGTGACGGGCCGGGCGCGAGTTTCGCGATCGCTCGGCGCGAGGGTCTGCGTGGCGTGGGCCGGGTGCGCGTGCACGGCCTGAGCGGTGTGCGCGATGCGCCCGTGTGCCTGTGGTGCGCCCTGTCCGCCGGCCCGGGTGGCTGCATAGCGTCGGGCTGGAGGTGGCGGCCATGGCGGGGATAGCGCACTGGGGGAGTCGGCGCTGGGGGGCCCGCGGGGCCGCGCTCGGGATGGGGGCGCTGTGGTGGTGGGCCGTGCTGCGGCTCGTGGCCGTGCCTGAGGCGGGGGTGCTGGAGGCGGCGGTCGCGGCCGGGGGATGGGGGCTGAGCGTGCTGCCCGTGCACTGCGTGCCCAAGCGGCGGGCGCGGGGCGTTGTGGGGGCCGGGCGGTGGCGGAGGGTTTTGCGGGCCGGGGGCGGGGGTGGCGGTGCGGCGGGGGTGAAGTCGGGGGGAGTGTAGGGGGCGTTTTGGCTGCGGCGGTTGCTGTGTGAGGGGTGGTGGCCCGGGGCGTGCCCTTGTTGGGGCGGTGGCTCGTGGGCTGGGCGGGAGCGGTGTGGTGGGCGCGGAAGCTCTGCCGCAGCCGGTTCGCGAGCTGCTGCTCGGGACCGTGCTCGTCGGGGCAGAGCAGGGGTGCCCAGGTGGTGTCGGCAGTCGGGGGCTTGGCCGGGTGGGTGGTGCGGGGACCGGTCGGTGTCCTGAGGGGGAGCCGTGGCGGTCGTTTCGGCGGCCGACGGGCCTGCCAGGGGGTGGGTGCGGCGATGAGCCGGTGTCCTGGGCCGGGCGTGGCGGTCGGTGGGGCCGGGGTGCGAGCCTTGATGGGCGCACGGGTTGTGTCACCACGGCATCGCCACACCCCCGTTCGGGCGGAGGATCTGACCCGTTGTGAAGGCCGAGGCGTCGGAGGCCAGGTGGAGGATCGCGTGGGCGATGTCCTCGGGCTCGCCCACGCGGCCCAGGGGTGACATCCGGGCCATGACGGACTCCGTGTGCGCCTGCGACTCGCTGTCCTCGCGGTCGGTCATCGGCGTACGGATCCAGCCCGGGGCGACCGCGTTGACGCGGATTCCGTGCCGGCCGACCTCCGTCGCGAGGGTCTTGGTCAGCTGGACCACCGCCGCCTTGGCCGCGCCGTAGCAGAGCAGACCGGGGCCGCCTGTGTCGACGGCGCCCGAGGCCATGGTGACGATGCTGCCCCGGGTACCGCGGTCGATCATCAGGCGGGCGGCCTCCTGGCAGGCGTACAGCACTCCCTTGAAGTTGACGTTCAGTACTCGGTCGAGGTCCTCGTCCCGGGTCTCCAGCACGGGGCTGCGATGCATGATCCCGGCGACCGCGGCGAGGGCGTCCAGGCGTTCGCAGGAGGTGAGGGCCTGCCTCAGCAGGGTGCGGTCGGTGACGTCGAGGGTGTGGGTGCGGGCTGTGCCGCCGTTGCCCTTGATCAGGGCCGCCGTCTCGTGCAGGCCCTCGGCGTCATGGTCGGCGCAATGCACGGTCGCGCCCGCCTCGGCGAGCAGAAGCGCCGAGGCGCGGCCGATGCCACTCGCGGCGCCGGTGACGAACGCGGTGCGGCCGGTGAGGTCGTACGCCGTGACGGGCATACAGGGACCGTACGAGCGTTTCTGACGGGTCGTCAATTGGTGCGGCTGTGCCGGGTCGGGGCGGGGGCAGGGCCTGGCTGACAGGTGGGGCACCAGTAGGTGGGGCGTTCGCGGGAGCCGTCGCCCTGGTCGGCGACGCGGATCGAGGTGCGGCAGCGCAGGCAGGGGCGGGGGGCGCGGCCGTAGACGAAGAGGTCCTGGCCGTGATGGCCCGTGGTGCTGCGGATGGGGCGGTCGCGGTTGGCCTCGAGCAGCTTTTTGGCGAGCGCGGGCAGCTTCGCCGCGCGGTCGGCGGGCAGGTCGCCGGCCGGCAGCCAGGGGGTGACGCCCAGGAGGAAGCAGAGCTCGCTCTTGTAGACATTGCCGATGCCGGCGAGGTTGCGCTGGTCGAGCAGGGCCTCGCCGAGTTCGCGGGCGGGGTCCTGGAGGACGTTGGCGAGAGCCCGGTCGGGGTCCCAGTCGGGGCCGAGGAGGTCGGGGCCGAGGTGGCCGACCGCGCGCTGCTCGTCGGTGGTGCGCAGGAGTTCCAGGACGGGGAGGCGGTAGCCGACGGCCGTGCGGTCGGTGGTGCCGAGGATCGCGCGGATCTGGTGGCCGGGGCCGCCGCTCCAGCGCTGGCCGTTTCCGTACACCTTCCAGGAGCCGTCCATCCGCAGGTGGGAGTGGAGGGTCAGGCCGCCCTCGACACGAGTGAGGAGGTGCTTGCCGCGCGCGGTGACGTCCAGGACTGCGCGGCCCGTGAGGTCGGCCGTGGCGAAGCGGGGCACCCTGAGGTCGCTGCGGGTCAGCACCTTGCCCGCGAGGGCGTCGTGCAACCGCCTCGCGGCCTGCCAGACCGTGTCACCTTCGGGCATGGGTCAAGGGTGGCACGGTGGGCGCGTGCTCGGCCGGAGCGGCTGTGGGCGGGAGGCCGTCTCAGGCGCGCAGACGGAGGCCTCGGGGCGTCGCGATGAAGCCCGCTCCTTCCAGGAGGGCGCCGATGGGGGAGGTCAGGGCCTGGGCGCCGTTGACGCGCTCCACCGTGACCGTGCCGAGCGAGCCCGCGCGCGCCGCCGCGGCGAGGGCCTCCGCGGCGGTGCCCAGGCGGGGGTCGTCGGAGGGGGCGCCCTCCGGGTCGGCGGCCCAGGCCAGCAGGGTCTTGCCGCCGCGCTCCATGTAGAGCGTCAGTTCACCGTCGACGAGCACCACCAGGGAACCCGCTTTGCGGCCCGGCTTGTGTCCGGCGCCCGTCGGGGGCTCGGGCCAGGCCAGGGCGGCGCCGTACGCGTTGGCCGGGTCGGCGGCGGCGAGGACGACGGCCCGGGAAACGCCGTCAGGGCGGGTACGGCGGCCCGGAGACCCTTGGTCGTACGCCGCGCGCCCGTCGTTCTGCCAGGACGGGGCGGCCTGCGGGGCGTAGTCGCGGGGCGAGACCCACTCGCCCGGGGACGGTCGGGGGGCGTCGTAGGAGGCGCCCAGGTCGGGGAAGCCGTCGAGGCCGGGGCCGGGGCCGGGGGCGTCGGTGTGGTCGTGGGAAGGGGCGGAGTCGTCCGGTCCGGCGAAGTCATGAGCGGGGAACGGGTCGGGTTCAGAGCCGGGAGGCGGGCCGGGCAGGTCCTGGCCGCGGTCGCGGGCGCTGGACACCGCGCGCAGACGGTCCACCGCACCGTCCATCGCGAACTGCGCGGCGCCGAGGCCCTCCACCACGTAGCCCCGACGGGCCTGGCCGCTCTCCTCGAAGACGGACAGGACGCGGTAGGTCGCCGAGAAGCCGCCCTCGACGCCCTCCGCCGCGACGGCGCCCCTGGTGACCACGCCGTGCCGGTCGAGGAGGGTGCGGGCGAGGGCGTGGGCGCGCACGGTGGGGTCGGCTTCGTGGGCCGGGAGCAGGGACCAGCGGCCCGCGACCGTCGGCGGGCCGGAGCGGGACGCGGTGCGGGCCGCGGCCGTCAGGGAGCCGTAGCGGCCGCGCGGGACCGTGCGCTTGGCCCGGTGGGCCGTGGCGCCCGCGGTGCGGCCCGAGCCGAGCAGGGAGCGCATGGGGGCGAGCGTGTCGTTCGTCAGGCGGCCGGACCAGGCCAGGTCCCACAGGGCGTCGGCCAGTTGCGGGTCGGTGGCCTCGGGGTGGGTGGTGGCGCGGACCTGGTCGGCGATCTGGCGGAAGAACAGGCCGTAGCCGGCGGAGAGGGTGTCCAGGACGGACTGGTGCAGGGCGGTCAGCTCCAACGGGTGCGGGGGCGGCAGGAGCAGGGGAGCCGCGTCCGCCAGGTAGAGGGAGACCCAGCCGTCCTTGCCGGGGAGAGAGCCCGCCCCGGCCCAGATCACCTCACCGGCGGCGGTGAGCTCGTCCAGCATCGCCGGGGTGTAGTTCGCGACCCGGGAGGGCAGGGCCAGTTTCTCCAGGGCGGAGGCCGGTACGGACGCGCCCTGGACCTGCTCGATGGCGCGGACCAGCCCGTCGACGCCGCGCAGGGAGTGCCCCTTGCCGATGTGCTGCCACTGGGGGAGGAACTGGGCGAGCGCGGCCGGAGGCACCGGCTCCAGTTCGTGCCGCAGGGCTGCCAGGGAGCGGCGGCGCAGCCGGCGCAGCACGGCAGCGTCGCACCACTCCTGGCCGATCCCGGCCGGGTGGAACTCGCCCTGGACGACCCGGCCCGCCGCCGCGAGCCGCTGGAGGGCGCCTTCGGTGACGGCGACGCCCAGGCCGAAACGGGCCGCCGCCGTGGCCGAGGTGAAGGGTCCGTGGGTGCGGGCGTGGCGCGCCAGGAGGTCGCCGAGCGGATCCTTGACGGGCTCCGTGAAGGCCTCCGGGACGCCGACCGGCAGGGCTGTGCCCAGCGCGTCGCGCAGGCGGCCCGCGTCCTCGATCGCCGCCCAGTGGTCCCTGCCCCCGATCCGGACCCGGATGGCGCGGCGGGTACCGGCCAGTTCCTGTGCCCACTGCGGTTCGGCGCCCCGCTCGGCCAGTTCCGCCTCCGTGAGCGGGCCCAGGAGGCGAAGGAGGTCCGCGACGCTCTCGGCGTCCTTGGCGCGGCGGTCCTCGGTGAGCCACTGGAGCTCCCGCTCCAGCTCGGTCAGCACCTCCGCGTCGAGCAGCTCGCGCAGCTCCGCCTGACCCAGCAGCTCGGCCAGCAGCCGGGAGTCCAGCGACAGGGCGGCGGCGCGGCGCTCGGCGAGCGGAGAGTCGCCCTCGTACAGGAACTGGGCGACGTAGCCGAAGAGGAGGGAGCGGGCGAAGGGGGAGGGCTCGGGAGTGGTGACCTCGACCAGGCGGACCTTGCGGGACTCCAGGTCGCCCATCAGCTCGACGAGCCCGGGGACGTCGAAGACGTCCTGGAGACACTCGCGGACCGCCTCCAGGACGATCGGGAACGAGCCGAACTCGCTGGCCACCTGCAGCAGCTGCGAGGCGCGCTGGCGCTGCTGCCACAGCGGGGTGCGCTTGCCCGGGTTGCGGCGCGGCAGCAGCAGCGCGCGTGCGGCGCACTCACGGAAACGCGAGGCGAACAGGGCGGAACTGCCCACCTGATCGGTGACGACCTGGTCGACCTCGCCCTTGTCGAAGACGACGTCCGCCGCGCCCACCGGGGCCTGGTCGGCGTCGTACTCCCGGCCCATCTTCACCGGCTCCTGGTCCAGCAGGTCCAGGCCCATCAGGTCGGCGTCCGGCAGGCGCAGCACGATGCCGTCGTCGGCGTGCATGACCTGCGCGTCCATGCCGTACCGCTCGGACAGCTTCGCGCCGAGCGCGAGCGCCCACGGGGCGTGCACCTGGGCGCCGAAGGGGGAGTGCACGACCACGCGCCAGTCACCGAGCTCGTCGCGGAAGCGCTCCACGACGATCGTCCGGTCGTCCGGGATGTGGCCGCAGGCCTCGCGCTGCTCGTCCAGGTACGACAGCACGTTCTCAGCGGCCCACGCGTCGAGGCCGGCGGCGAGGAGGCGAAGACGGGCGTCGTCCTTGGACAGCGACCCGACCTCGCGCAGGAACGCGCCCACCGCCCGGCCCAGTTCCAGCGGGCGCCCCAGCTGGTCGCCCTTCCAGAAGGGCAGCCGGCCCGGCACGCCGGGGGCCGGGGAGACCAGGACGCGGTCGCGGGTGATGTCCTCGATGCGCCAGGAGCTGGTGCCGAGCGTGAAGACGTCGCCGACGCGGGACTCGTAGACCATCTCCTCGTCGAGCTCGCCGACCCGGCCGCCGCCCTTCTTGGGGTCGGCGCCCGCGAGGAAGACGCCGAAGAGGCCACGGTCGGGGATCGTGCCGCCGGAGGTGACGGCGAGGCGCTGTGCGCCGGGGCGGCCGGTGATCTCGCCGGTGACGCGGTCCCACACCACGCGCGGGCGCAGCTCCGCGAACGCGTCGGACGGGTAGCGGCCGGCCAGCATGTCGAGGACCGCCGTGAAGGCCGACTCGGGCAGTGAGGCGAACGGGGCGGCCCGGCGGACGGCGGCGAGGAGGTCGTCGAACTGCCACGTGTCCAGGGCCGTCATGGCGACCACCTGCTGCGCCAGGACGTCCAGGGGGTTGGTGGGGACCTTCAGGGACTCGATGGAGCCGGTGCGCATGCGCTCGGTGACCACCGCCGCCTGCACCAGGTCGCCCCGATACTTCGGGAAGACCACACCGGTGGAGACCGCGCCCACCTGGTGCCCCGCACGGCCGACGCGCTGCAGGCCGGAGGCGACGGAGGGCGGCGACTCCACCTGCACGACCAAATCCACCGCGCCCATGTCGATGCCCAGTTCGAGACTGGACGTCGCCACCACCGCGGGCAGGCGCCCCGCCTTGAGGTCCTCCTCGACCAGGGCGCGCTGCTCCTTGGAGACCGAGCCGTGGTGGGCGCGGGCGATGACCTGGGGGGCGCCCTGGGCTGCTCCCGAGCCGCCCATGAGCTCGGCGGGGGAGTGGTGCTCGTCGAGCGTCTCGCCCGTGGCCCGCTCGTACGCGATCTCGTTCAGGCGGTTGCAGAGGCGCTCCGCGAGGCGGCGGGAGTTCGCGAAGACGATCGTCGAGCGGTGGGACTGGACGAGGTCGGCGATCCGCTCTTCCACATGCGGCCAGATGGACGGGCGCTCGGCACCCTCCTTGCCGTCCGCCACCGGGGAGCCGCCCAGCTCGCCCAGATCCTCGACCGGGACCACCACGGACAGGTCGAACTCCTTGCCCGACTCCGGCTGGACGATCTCCACCTTGCCGCGCGGCGAGAGGTAACGGGCCACCTCGTCCACCGGGCGGACCGTCGCGGAGAGGCCGATGCGGCGGGCGGGCTTCGGGAGGAGGTCGTCCAGCCGCTCGAGGGAGAGCGCGAGATGGGCGCCGCGCTTGGTGCCGGCGACCGCGTGCACCTCGTCGAGGATCACCGTCTCCACGCCCGCCAGCGCGTCGCGCGTGGCCGACGTCAGCATCAAGAACAGCGATTCCGGGGTCGTGATCAGGATGTCCGGCGGACGGGTCGACAGCGCTCGGCGCTCGGCGGCGGGGGTGTCGCCCGAGCGGATGCCCACCTTGACCTCGGGCTCGGGCAGGCCGAGGCGCACGGACTCCTGGCGGATGCCGGTCAGCGGACTGCGCAGGTTGCGCTCGACGTCCACCGCCAGGGCCTTCAAGGGCGAGACGTACAGCACGCGGCAGCGCTTCTTGGGGTCGGCGGGGGGAGGCGCCGAGGCCAGTTGGTCCAGAGCGGCCAGGAAGGCCGCCAGGGTCTTGCCGGAGCCGGTGGGGGCGACGACCAGCACGTCCGAGCCCTCGTGGATGGCCTGCCACGCACCGGCTTGGGCCGAGGTGGGCGCGGAGAAGGCACCCGTGAACCAGGCGCGGGTCGCGGGGGAGAAGCCGTCCAGGGCTCGCTGCGCATTGCTGGGCATGCGTCCATCGTGCACCTCGGCACTGACAACGGGGCCTCGCCGCCTCGTGACCCCAGTGACAACGGGGCCTCGCCGCCTCGTGGCCCCACTGACAACAGGGGCCGCGCCGCCTCGTGGCCTGCCGCTTCGCCGGGGTGCCGGCCGGGGTGCATCGTGTCGCCCGCGGCCGCGGACAATGGTCGTATGAACGAGCGCGCACGGCACTGGCAGTACGACGAGCTGCCGGGGGTCGATCTGTTGCGGGCCCGGTATGTGCGCAAGACGTTCGTGCGGCACACGCACGAGAACTTCGTGATCGCCGCCATCGCCGACGGGGTGGAGGTCTTCCACCACGGCGGGGGCGATCAGTACGCCGGAGCCGGGGCTCTCGCACTGGTGAATCCCGACACGCCGCACACGGGACGGGCCGGGGTGCCCGAAGGGTGGCGGTACGGGGCCGTGTACCCCTCGGCCGAGGTGGTGCGGGAGATCGCGGCCGAGACGACTTCACTGCGCGGGACGCCGGGGTTCGTCAGCCCGGTGGTCGACGATCCCTATGCCGGGGGTCTGGTGCACCAGGTGCTGCGGGCCGCCGACGAGGGCAACGCGCTGGCTGCGGACACGCTGCTGCGGGTCGCCGTGACCAGGCTGCTGCGATTGAACGGCGGGCCCCTGCCCCGGCGCCAGGTGCGGACGGCGGGAGCCCGGATCGCGGCACGCGCGCGTGGTGTGCTGGAAGAGCGGATGGCACATCCGCCGACCCTGGAGCAACTGGCGGCCGACCTCGGGACCAGCCCGTTCGCCCTGCTGCGGGCCTTCCGGGGCGTCTACGGGATGCCGCCGCACGCGTGGCTCACGGACGCGCGGGTCCGGCGGGCGCGGCGGCTGCTGGACACGGGGACGGCGCCCTCCGAGGTCGCCCTGGCCGTCGGGTTCACCGACCAGCCGCATCT
This is a stretch of genomic DNA from Streptomyces hawaiiensis. It encodes these proteins:
- a CDS encoding Fpg/Nei family DNA glycosylase, giving the protein MPEGDTVWQAARRLHDALAGKVLTRSDLRVPRFATADLTGRAVLDVTARGKHLLTRVEGGLTLHSHLRMDGSWKVYGNGQRWSGGPGHQIRAILGTTDRTAVGYRLPVLELLRTTDEQRAVGHLGPDLLGPDWDPDRALANVLQDPARELGEALLDQRNLAGIGNVYKSELCFLLGVTPWLPAGDLPADRAAKLPALAKKLLEANRDRPIRSTTGHHGQDLFVYGRAPRPCLRCRTSIRVADQGDGSRERPTYWCPTCQPGPAPAPTRHSRTN
- a CDS encoding ATP-dependent helicase; amino-acid sequence: MPSNAQRALDGFSPATRAWFTGAFSAPTSAQAGAWQAIHEGSDVLVVAPTGSGKTLAAFLAALDQLASAPPPADPKKRCRVLYVSPLKALAVDVERNLRSPLTGIRQESVRLGLPEPEVKVGIRSGDTPAAERRALSTRPPDILITTPESLFLMLTSATRDALAGVETVILDEVHAVAGTKRGAHLALSLERLDDLLPKPARRIGLSATVRPVDEVARYLSPRGKVEIVQPESGKEFDLSVVVPVEDLGELGGSPVADGKEGAERPSIWPHVEERIADLVQSHRSTIVFANSRRLAERLCNRLNEIAYERATGETLDEHHSPAELMGGSGAAQGAPQVIARAHHGSVSKEQRALVEEDLKAGRLPAVVATSSLELGIDMGAVDLVVQVESPPSVASGLQRVGRAGHQVGAVSTGVVFPKYRGDLVQAAVVTERMRTGSIESLKVPTNPLDVLAQQVVAMTALDTWQFDDLLAAVRRAAPFASLPESAFTAVLDMLAGRYPSDAFAELRPRVVWDRVTGEITGRPGAQRLAVTSGGTIPDRGLFGVFLAGADPKKGGGRVGELDEEMVYESRVGDVFTLGTSSWRIEDITRDRVLVSPAPGVPGRLPFWKGDQLGRPLELGRAVGAFLREVGSLSKDDARLRLLAAGLDAWAAENVLSYLDEQREACGHIPDDRTIVVERFRDELGDWRVVVHSPFGAQVHAPWALALGAKLSERYGMDAQVMHADDGIVLRLPDADLMGLDLLDQEPVKMGREYDADQAPVGAADVVFDKGEVDQVVTDQVGSSALFASRFRECAARALLLPRRNPGKRTPLWQQRQRASQLLQVASEFGSFPIVLEAVRECLQDVFDVPGLVELMGDLESRKVRLVEVTTPEPSPFARSLLFGYVAQFLYEGDSPLAERRAAALSLDSRLLAELLGQAELRELLDAEVLTELERELQWLTEDRRAKDAESVADLLRLLGPLTEAELAERGAEPQWAQELAGTRRAIRVRIGGRDHWAAIEDAGRLRDALGTALPVGVPEAFTEPVKDPLGDLLARHARTHGPFTSATAAARFGLGVAVTEGALQRLAAAGRVVQGEFHPAGIGQEWCDAAVLRRLRRRSLAALRHELEPVPPAALAQFLPQWQHIGKGHSLRGVDGLVRAIEQVQGASVPASALEKLALPSRVANYTPAMLDELTAAGEVIWAGAGSLPGKDGWVSLYLADAAPLLLPPPHPLELTALHQSVLDTLSAGYGLFFRQIADQVRATTHPEATDPQLADALWDLAWSGRLTNDTLAPMRSLLGSGRTAGATAHRAKRTVPRGRYGSLTAAARTASRSGPPTVAGRWSLLPAHEADPTVRAHALARTLLDRHGVVTRGAVAAEGVEGGFSATYRVLSVFEESGQARRGYVVEGLGAAQFAMDGAVDRLRAVSSARDRGQDLPGPPPGSEPDPFPAHDFAGPDDSAPSHDHTDAPGPGPGLDGFPDLGASYDAPRPSPGEWVSPRDYAPQAAPSWQNDGRAAYDQGSPGRRTRPDGVSRAVVLAAADPANAYGAALAWPEPPTGAGHKPGRKAGSLVVLVDGELTLYMERGGKTLLAWAADPEGAPSDDPRLGTAAEALAAAARAGSLGTVTVERVNGAQALTSPIGALLEGAGFIATPRGLRLRA